TCATCGGGCTGGAGGTAAAATACGAGGACATTCTGAAGGGGAGCGACGGAAAGATCCTCACGCTCACGGACGCGCGCGGCGTCGAGCTGCCGGAGGCGGGGGAGAGCCGTCTGGAGCCGGTTCCCGGAAACGATCTTTATATCAGCCTGGATGCCAACATTCAGAAATATGCGGAGCAGGCGGCGGAAAAGGTGATGGAAAAAAAGAGCGCCGACCGCGTCTCCATCATTATCATGCGTCCGTCAAACGGAGAGATTCTCGCAATGACCGACGTGCCGGAATTTGACCTCAACAATCCATTCGAACTGAATATAGAGGTGGATGAGGAGAACAGCTCTGCCCTTCAAGCGGAGGAGACGCAGGGGGCAGCGGCGCTTCTGACGGAGGAGACGCAGGAGGCAGCGGCGCTTCTGACGGAGGAGGCGCAGGAGGCAGCGGCGCTTCTGGCAGAGGACGCCGTGGAGGCGATGACGGCTTCAGAGCAGCAGGACGCCTGGAACCGGATGTGGCGCAACGGCTGCATCAACGATACCTACGAGCCGGGCTCCACCTTCAAGATTATCACAGCCTCCGCCGGACTGGAGGCGGGCGTCGTCTCCCTTACCGACCAGTTTTCCTGTCCGGGCTTTAAAATCGTGGAGGACCGGAAAATCCGCTGCCATAAGGTGACGGGGCACGGCAGCGAAAACTTTGTGCAGGGGGCGCAGAATTCCTGTAATCCGGTGTTCATCGAGGTGGGGCTGCGGCTCGGCGTGGAGCGGTACTACAGCTATTTTGAAAAGTTCGGACTGCTGCAGAAAACCGGTATCGATTTGCCGGGCGAGGCGGCGACCATCATGCATAAAATGGAAAATATGGGACAGGTGGAGCTTGCCACCGTATCCTTCGGACAATCGTTCCAGATTACGCCCCTGCAGCTTATCACCACGGTCAGCTCGCTCATTAACGGAGGCAGGCGCGTCACGCCGCACTTTGGCGTGGAGGTGCGCGACGGGGAGGGCGCGCTTCTGAAGGAGCTGGAATACCCGGCGGGCGATGAGATTCTTTCGGAGGAGACATCGGAAACTCTGCGGTATATCCTGGAGCAGGTGGTGGACGGCGGCTCCGGAAAGAATGCCTACCTGGAGGGCTATCACATAGGCGGAAAGACGGCGACCTCCGAGACGCTGCCGCGCAGCGCCAACAAATATATCTCCTCCTTTATCGGTTTTGCACCGGCGGACGACCCGCAGGTAATCGGACTGTGTGTCATCCATAATCCGCAGGGCGTATACTACGGCGGCACCATCGCGGCGCCCGTTATCCAGGAAATCTTCGCAAATATCCTGCCCTATCTGGGGATTGAAAAAGACAATATGTAACTACTCAGCCAACAAGCCACAGACCGCCTGCTGTGCAGGTTATTCGCTGTTTGCACAGCTCCTGTCTTGCCTGGCATGCGTGAAAAGGTCCAGTGGACCTTTTCTTAGCTGTGACTTATGGCTAAACGCCATATGTCAAATATCAGAAACATCTGCTTACATGCAAGCATGACGCATCTGTTTCTGACATTTGCCGCATGGCTGAGTAGTAGTAACTTTTGGTTGCCTGATAAAGAAAAAAGACTTATAATAGGATACACACGTCTTTTTAGATAACAGGAGGATAACATAATGATAAGTATGGAAGTAGTTTTATCGCTGCTGATTTCTTTTGCGATCAGCGTGATTTTAAGTCCCTTTGTGATTCCGTTTCTCAGAAAGCTGAAGGTGGGAAACACAGAGCGGACGGACGGTGTGCAGTCGCATCTGAAAAAGTCCGGTACGCCGACGATGGGCGGTCTGATTATTCTGATTAGCGTGCTGGTGACGTCGCTTTTATTTATCGGACGGTATCCGCGCATTATCCCGATTCTCTTTCTGACGCTGGGCTTTGGAATTATCGGCTTTCTGGACGACTATCTGAAAGTAGTGCTGCGGCGCTCGGACGGTCTGCTGCCGAAGCAGAAATTTCTTCTCCAGATTGTGGTGACGACGATTTTTGTGATTTACATACTGGTGGTGGACCCGGACTGTCTGCTGATCATGCTGCCTTTCACGGGCGGAATGTATTTTGACTGTGTCTGGGTGACGGTGCCGCTGGTTTATCTGGTGGTGCTCGGCACGGTAAACGGCGTGAACTTTACGGACGGTCTGGACGGGCTTGCCACGGGCGTTACCACGATGGTGGCGGTGTTCTTTACGGTGGTTTCCATCGGCACGAAGGCGGGCATCGAGCCGATCACGGCGGCAGTCTGCGGCGCTCTTCTGGGATTTCTGCTGTTCAATTCGCACCCGGCGCAGGTGTTTATGGGGGATACCGGTTCTCTCGCGCTGGGCGGCTTTGTGGCGGGCTGCGCCTATGTGCTGCAGATTCCGATTCTGATACCGGTGTTTGGATTTATTTATATGATAGAGGTTATCTCGGTGATTATCCAGGTCCTCTACTTTAAGAAAACAGGCGGAAAACGGTTCTTTAAAATGGCGCCGATTCATCATCATTTTGAGCTCTGCGGCTGGTCCGAGACGCAGATCGTGTCCGCCTTTACGGTAATCACGGCGCTGCTTTGCGTAATCAGCCTGTGTGGTCTGCAGGTGTAAAAGAGACGGAGGAAAACAACATGGATCTACAAAATAAAAAGGTACTGGTCTTCGGGACGGGCATCAGCGGCATTGCCGCGGCGCAGCTTCTGGAAAAGATGGGCGCCCTGCCGGTACTTTTTGACGGAAATACGGAACTGAAGAAGGAGGATATCCGGGAAAAGCTTGACGGCACAGAGGCGGAGATCTATCTCGGAGAGCTGCCGCAGGATACGGCAGAGCAGCTTTCCCTGGTGGTGTTAAGCCCCGGCGTACCAACAGACCTTCCGCTTGTAAATGCGCTGCGGGAGCGCGGACTTCCCATCTGGGGAGAGATTGAGCTTGCCTACGAAAACAGCCGCGGCGATGTCCTTGCTGTCACCGGCACAAACGGCAAGACGACCACGACCAGCCTGCTCGGCGCTATCATGAAGCATGCGCGGGATTCGGTGTTTGTGGTCGGCAATATCGGCGTGCCCTACACGCAGATGGTTACGCAGACAACGGAGGATTCTGTGACGGTTGCGGAAATCAGCAGCTTCCAGCTGGAAACTATCGAGGCGTTCCGTCCGAAGGTCAGCGCGATTTTAAATATCACGCCGGACCACCTGAACCGGCACCATACGATGGAGGAATACATCCGGGTAAAGGAGCTGATTACCTTAAACCAGACGCCGGAGGATACCTGCGTGCTCAATTATGAGGATGAAATTTTGCGGGAATTCGGGAAAAGCCTTTCCTGTCGCGTCATATTTTTCAGCAGTCTGCGTACATTAGAAAAGGGAATTTCTTTAAACGGCGACAGAATTGAATACCGCGACGGGGATACCGTTATTCCCTTCTGCAGCACCGGGGAGCTGAAGCTTCCGGGAAGACATAACTATGAAAATGTGATGGCGGCTGCGGCAATGGCGCTGGCATACGGCGTATCCGTGGAGGATATCTGCTATGTGCTGAAGCGCTTCACGGCGGTTGAGCACCGCATTGAGTTTGTGGCGGAGGTGGACGGTGTCGCTTATTATAACGATTCCAAGGGAACCAATCCGGACGCCGCCATCAAGGGAATCCAGGCGATGGACCGCCCGACGCTGCTGATTGGCGGCGGCTACGATAAAAACTCCGATTACGAGGAGTGGATACAGGCGTTTGACGGCAAGGTGCGCTATCTCGTGCTCATCGGTCAGACGCGGGAGAAGATTAAGGAGGCGGCAGAGCGGTGCGGCTTTACGGATACCGTGCTCGCCGATACCTTTGAGGAGGCGTTTGATTTCTGCGCCGGTCATGCCCGCAGGGGCGACGCGGTGCTCCTCTCACCCGCCTGCGCAAGCTGGGGCATGTTCCCCAACTACGAGGTGCGCGGCAAAGTATTCAAAGAGCTGGTGCATAAGCTGGAGCACAGACCGGAGTAAAATGGGCGCCGCTGCCCGCCTGGGCAGACCTTCTGCCCCCGGTCCGTCTGCGGGAAAATTTTGTGACAGGAGTGATTGCTTGCATCCAGGAAAGAAGAATCCGGATTACACACTTCTGATAATTGTGCTTGCCCTGGTTGTTTTCGGGCTGGTGACACTGCAGAGTACAAGCGCATACAACGGCAGGGTCCGCTTTCTGGACGCCGGTTATTATTTTAAGAAACAATTATTCGCCACCGTGCTCGGACTGATTGCGATGGGAATGATTTCCCGCATGGATTACCATATATTTTCCAGATTTGCCGTCTGGGGATATCTGGCATCCCTGGCATTATCGGGCGCTGTGCTGCTGGTGGGGGATTCCTACAACGGCTCAAAGCGCTGGCTCTCGCTGGGACCGTTATCGTTCCAGCCCTCGGAATTTGCCAAACCGGCGGTGATTCTGTTCCTCGCTTATATCATCAGCAGCCGCCGGAAAAAACAGGGAAGCATCGCCATGCTGACAGGCGTTGTGGTGCTTGTGCTGCCGATCGTTGCGCTGGTGGGCACTAATAACTTAAGCACCGCGATCATCATTCTGGGAATCGCCGTGATTCTGGCGTTTGTCTCAAATCCAAAATATCTGCAGTTTGTGTGGCTCGGTCTGACAGGAGTCGGCTTTATCGCTGTTTTTCTGAGCATGGAGCAGTACCGCCTGGAGCGTCTTGCCATCTGGCGCAATCCGGAGGCTTACGAAAAAGGCTTCCAGACCATCCAGGGACTGTATGCCATCGGCTCCGGCGGTCTCTTTGGCAGGGGACTTGGCGAGAGCCTGCAGAAGCTGGGCTTTGTGCCGGAGGCGCAGAACGATATGATTTTTTCGATTATCTGCGAAGAGCTCGGACTGATGGGAGCGCTGCTTCTGCTGTTTATTTTTCTCTTGATGCTGTGGCGGTTTATGGTAATTGCCACGCACGCGCCCGATTTGTTCGGCGCGCTGATCTGCGCCGGAATTATGGGGCATATTGCAATCCAGGTGATTTTAAATGTTGCGGTGGTAACAAATACGATTCCGAATACTGGCATTACGCTGCCGTTTATCAGCTATGGAGGAACGTCCGTGCTGTTTCTGCTTGCGGAAATGGGGCTGGCGCTTTCTGTCAGCAGGTGGCAAAAAGGAAACTCCGGCATATACTAACGTATGCGTTGTATAGTGCGGAGGTAAAGGCGTGAATCGGATACAGACCAGAGGCAACATTCCGCTGTGCGGAGAAGTGACAATACAGGGAGCGAAAAATGCTGCTCTGCCGCTGATGGCGGCGGCGGTTCTTCACAGAGGAACGACGGTACTTCACCGCTGCCCGCAGATCCTGGATGTGGAATACATGAGCGGGATTCTGCGCGGGCTTGGCTGCACGGTGCGAAGAGAGGGGCAGACGCTGATAATTGATGCGCGGGAAATCTCGGATTTCTGCGTGGCGGCGCAGCCTGCCACCTGTCTGCGCGCGTCCGTGCTTCTGATGGGGAGCCTGCTTGGCAGATGCGGCTGTGCGCGGCTGCCATATCCGGGCGGCTGCACGATCGGCGAGCGCCCGATTGATTTGCACCTGCAGGTATTTGAGCGCATGGGCGCGCAGATTCTTCCGGAGGAGGAAGGAATCGGAGTGTACGCCGGAAAAGGATGCGCGAAAGAACCGGGGTGCGCCAGAGCGGATGGCGCGGCGCCGCCGGACCGGGCGCGTCTGCAGGGCTGCAGTCTGCGGCTCTCGTTTCCAAGTGTGGGCGCCACGGAGAACGCCATTCTCGGAGCGGTTCTTGCCGAGGGCACGACGGAGCTGGACGGCTGCGCAACGGAACCGGAAATTGCGGAGCTGTGCCGCTTTTTAAATCAGAAGGGAGCAAAAATCGAGGGAGTCGGCAGGCAGAGGCTTGTCATCACCGGTGTGACCTGTCTGCAGGATTCGCAGTATACGCTGATGCCCGACAGGATTGTGGCAGGTACATATCTGCTGGCGGCGGCAGGAACCAGGGGCAGGATTTCCGTGCGCGGCGTATGCCCGGAGCATCTGGGCGCACTGACGGAGGTGCTGCAGAAAAGCGGCGCGAAGCTGAAAACCGGGCGGGATGTTATCTGCATGGACGCCAGGGAGGCGTATCTTCCGGTATCCTCTGTGCGGACAGAGCCTTATCCGGGGTTCCCGACGGACCTGCAGTCCCAGCTCATGGTATTCCTGACCGGAGCGCGCGGGGTGAGCACGCTGGAGGAGCGGCTCTTTGAATCGCGGTTTCTGATTGCCGGGGAGCTGCAGAAAATGGGGGCGGAGCTTGCCATACACGGGCGGCTGGCTGTGATAAAAGGAACGTGCGGACTGCGGGGCGCCATCGTGCAGGCGCGTGAGTTGCGCGGGGGAGCGGCACTGGTAGCTGCCGGCCTGATGGCGGAGGGAGAGACCCTTGTCCTGGACAGTCATTTTATAAAGAGAGGCTATGAAGATATCTGCCGCGACCTTTCCGGTCTTGGGGCGGATATAAAAGAACTATGAGAGGTGTTTGAGCATGGAGCTGCAGAGGAGGAAAAAACGAAATCTGCTGAAGCTGCCGCTGCTGGTTTTCTTTGCTGTAGTTGTTATCGGCTTTGCGGTGATTTTCGGGCTGTTTCATATCCGCACGGTGGATGTGACTGGCAATCAGTTCTACTCAGCGGAAGAAATACAGAAAATGGTGATGTCGGATTCGCTGGCGGAAAATACGATTTACCTCACCTGGAAATACAGCGACCCGGCGGCAGCGGAAGAGCTTCCGTTTCTGAGCGCCGTGGAGATATCGATGATAGAGCCCTGGCATGTACAGATACGGGTGTATGAAAAAACAATCGCCGGGTATCTGATGTTCTCCGGTTCCAGGGTTTACTTTGATACGGACGGAAACGTGGTGGAAATTTCCGGGGAGGAGCGCGAGGGCGTTCCGCCGGTTTCCGGAATTTCCATCGGGCAGCCGGTGGTCGGTGAGGCACTGCCGGTGGCGGACGGAGGCTTTCTCGATGATATTGTGGCAAATGCCCGCGCGTTGCATCAGAGCGGTCTGACACCGGATGAGATCCACTACGACGACCAGCAGGAGCTGATACTCTACTTTGGCGAAAGCCGGGTGCTGCTGGGCGATACCTCGTATATGGAGGAAAAGCTGGAGGAGCTTTCCGCCATCTATCCGCAGATGGAGGGCATGTCCGGCACGCTCCACATGGAAAATTACACGCCGGATATCACATCCGTGCGCTTTGTTCCGGGAGAGCGCGGCGAGGAAGAGCAGGAGCTGATTATCAATCTGAACAGGACTTCCCAGGAAGCGGAAACGAATGAGGCGGGAGAGCCGGTGCAAAATGAAGACGGCACGCCACAGACGGATACGTCGGAGACGTCAGAGACCACAGCGGAGGAGGGCGGCAGCGGCTACGTGGAAGATTCCTCAAGATTCTCCACCGATGCCAACGGCAACGAAATCTATACGGACGAGGCGGGCAACACCACCACAAACCTCGATCAGCCCTATCTTGGGGACGACGGGCAGATTATCACCGACGGCTACGGCTACATCGACCCGTACACAGGCGCCTATATCCTGAATTAATGCAAATTCAAAAAATCAACGTGTCTGCGGGAGAAGCATGACATCCGGTTCCTGCAGAAGGTCTGCAAATACATGGATTGTGACCGGAGCCGGGCGGTCTGTATAAAAAACATTGAAAAAATACTTGATAATTCGCACGAAAACTTATATTATAGAAGAAATAGTGGGAAAATACTGTCATAGGACAGAGGACAAGAAGGAGGAAATACCTTGTTAGAGATTATGTCAAATGAAGCAGAGTCTGCGGCAAAGATTATTGTCATCGGAGTTGGCGGCGCAGGCGGGAATGCAGTAAATAGAATGGTAGACGAGGCGATTGCCGGTGTGGAGTTCATCGCTATCAATACAGATAAACAGGCGCTTGATTTATGCCGTGCGCCGCATACGATACAGATTGGTGAAAAAGTGACCAAGGGACTTGGCGCAGGCGCAAAGCCGCAGGTTGGACAGCAGGCGGCGGAGGAGAGCACGGAGGAGATCAAACAGGCGATCTCCGGCGCGGACATGGTATTCGTTACCTGCGGTATGGGCGGCGGCACCGGAACCGGAGCGGCTCCTGTTGTGGCAGGTCTTGCAAAAGAAATGGGTATTCTCACAGTCGGCGTTGTCACGAAGCCGTTCCGCTTCGAGGCGAAGACGCGTATGAACAACGCGCTCGCAGGCATTGAAAAATTAAAAGACAACGTAGATACACTCATTGTGATCCCGAACGACAAGCTTCTGGAAATTGTGGACAGGCGTACCACCATGCCGGAGGCGCTTAAAAAAGCGGACGAGGTGCTGCAGCAGGCAGTACAGGGAATCACAGACCTTATCAATCTGCCGGCGCTGATCAATCTGGATTTTGCGGATGTACAGACCGTTATGACAGATAAGGGAATCGCGCACATCGGTATCGGACAGGCAAAGGGCGACGACAAGGCGCTGGAGGCAGTAAAGCAGGCGGTATCCAGTCCGCTGCTGGAGACGACCATCAGCGGCGCTTCCCACGTTATTATCAATATTTCCGGAGACATTTCCCTTATGGATGCCAACGACGCGGCAAGCTATGTACAGGAAATGGCGGGAGAAAACGCAAACATTATCTTTGGTGCGATGTACGATGATACATACGCTGACGAGGCAAGTATCACCGTTATTGCAACCGGACTGAGCGACCAGAATAAAGAACAGGAACCGGCTCCGAAGAAGACGGGCACGGGCAGAAGAATCGTTCCGGATTTTAACTACCAGGCAAATACCGCCAAAACGGAAATGCCGTCCGGAATGCGCACACCGACACCGCTTGCGGGGCTGAACAACAGTGGCTCTTCCTCCACGGGAAGGCTGCGTACTCCGGAGAGCAAGGTGCAGGAGAGAGACATCCAGATTCCGGACTTCCTTAAAAGAAGATAGAAAAAGACAGGCAGGACTGCACGAAAAGGGCGGTTGTCCTGCCTTTTTGTCTCATGAGGTTTTTTGGGAGAAAACGCTTCGTGGGGCACAGGGAAAGAGAGAGTTTTAAACGGGGGATAAAAGATGAAAAAGATTGTAAAGAAGAGCCTTGGCATGCTTGTGCTGCTGTTTGCGTTTCTGATGCTTCCGACGGGACAGGCGAAGGCGGAAAATGTTGTGGTCGTGCTCGACCCCGGCCACGGCGGTGCGGAAGCCGGCGCGCGCAGTACCTGGGACGGCGTCAATTACTATGAAGAAGTTCTGAATCTGAAGATCGCCATGTACGCGAAGGAGGAGCTGGAGACTTACAGCGGCGTCACCGTCTATATGACGCGCACCACAAACACGGGCGTGTCGATGGACCGCGAGGCGCGCGTGAAGTTTGCAAAGAGCAGAAACGCGGACGCCCTGGTGAGCATCCACCTGAACAGCGGCGGCAAGGGCAAGGTGAGCGGCGCGCTCGCAATGGTACCGTCACTGTCCGGTTATCCGTACCAGGAGGCGTCGGAGGCGCAGGCTCTCGCTAAGGTTATCCTTGCGCAGCTTCACAGCAGTACGGGAGTGACGAACCGCGGCTTCCAGTACGACGATGAACTGGGCATTATTCTGTATGGAATGAAAAAGCAGAACGAGACGATTAAGACGAGCCTCGGCAAGCTGAAGGGCGTCGGTACCTACCGTCTGCCAAGCATGATTATTGAGCACTGCTTTCTGGACTGCAAAAGCGACTGCATCAAATATCTGAGCAGCGAGGCGAAGCTGAAAAAGCTTGGCGTTGCGGACGCCACCGGAATCGCAAAGTATTACGGGCTGAAAAAAGGCGGAGGAACGCAGGAGCCGCAGCCGGAGCCGGTTGTGAAAAACGGCTGGCAGACCGAGAACGGAAAGAAATGCTACTACATAAATGATGTCAAAGTAAAGAGCAAGTGGAAGTCCATCGGCGGGAAATATTATTATTTTGATGCCAGTGGCTATCTGAAGACGGGACCGTTTAAGATTGGTAAGAAAATGTACATTACCGACGAAAACGGTGTGCGCCAGACGGGGCTTGTGGAATACAAAGGCAGGCACTACTACGCCAGCAGCAAGGGAACCCTGTACACCGGCTGGCAGACGATAAACGGCAAAAAGTATTATTTCAGCCCTACCACCGGCAGGGCGCAGAAGGGGCTGAAGAAGATTGGGAAAAATACCTACTACTTCCATCCCACGACCGGCGTGATGCAGACCAAGTGGGTGAAGCTTGCGAACGGCAAAAAGATGTATTTCCGCAAGGCGGACGGCGTGCAGGTGAAGAGCAAATGGCTGCGGATCAATAAAAAATATTACTATATCGGCAGCAATGGCTATGCTTACGTGAACACAAAGAAGCGTATCAGCGGTAAGGTATATAAATTCAATGCAATCGGTGTCTGCACAAACCGAAAATAAAAGGGCGAAAGCCGCGCAGAGTGCGGCTTTCGCCGGAAGGAGGATATTATGAACAAGCCAGCACTGGTAATTATGGCAGCAGGAATGGGGAGCCGCTATGGCGGACTCAAACAGATCGACCCGGTCGATGAGCAGGGGCACATCATTATGGATTTTTCCATTTATGACGCAGTCCGCGCCGGCTTTGAAAAGGTGGTATTCATCATCAAAGAGGAGAACGAGGCGGATTTTAAAGCCTGCATCGGGGACCGCATGGAGAAGCAGGTGGAGGTGGCGTATGCTTACCAGCGTCTGAATGACCTGCCGGAGGGCTTTTCGGTGCCGGAGGGTCGTGTGAAGCCGTTTGGAACCGGTCAGGCGGTGCTTTCCGCTATCGACTGTATCGACGGACCGTTTGCGGTTATCAATGCGGATGATTACTATGGAGCAAATGCCTATCGCATGATGTATGATTATCTGACGACGCATGAGGACGATGAAAAATACCGCTATGCGATGGTGGGCTATATTCTGGAAAACACCCTCACAGAGAACGGTCATGTTGCGCGCGGCATCTGTGTGACGGATGAGAAGGGTTTTCTGACTGATATTCATGAGCGCACGCGCATAGAGCGTCACGGTGACGGGACGGCGTATACCGAGGACGAGGGAAAGACCTGGCACATGATTCTGGCGGGCAGCATTGTTTCCATGAACCTGTGGGGCTTCAGCCGCAGTATACTGCAGGAGCTGAAAAACGGTTTCCCGCGCTTCCTGGAGGAGAATCTGCCGGTAAATCCGCTTAAATGCGAATACTTCCTGCCGTTTGCCGTGGACGACCTGATC
This is a stretch of genomic DNA from Marvinbryantia formatexigens DSM 14469. It encodes these proteins:
- the mraY gene encoding phospho-N-acetylmuramoyl-pentapeptide-transferase → MSMEVVLSLLISFAISVILSPFVIPFLRKLKVGNTERTDGVQSHLKKSGTPTMGGLIILISVLVTSLLFIGRYPRIIPILFLTLGFGIIGFLDDYLKVVLRRSDGLLPKQKFLLQIVVTTIFVIYILVVDPDCLLIMLPFTGGMYFDCVWVTVPLVYLVVLGTVNGVNFTDGLDGLATGVTTMVAVFFTVVSIGTKAGIEPITAAVCGALLGFLLFNSHPAQVFMGDTGSLALGGFVAGCAYVLQIPILIPVFGFIYMIEVISVIIQVLYFKKTGGKRFFKMAPIHHHFELCGWSETQIVSAFTVITALLCVISLCGLQV
- the murD gene encoding UDP-N-acetylmuramoyl-L-alanine--D-glutamate ligase, coding for MDLQNKKVLVFGTGISGIAAAQLLEKMGALPVLFDGNTELKKEDIREKLDGTEAEIYLGELPQDTAEQLSLVVLSPGVPTDLPLVNALRERGLPIWGEIELAYENSRGDVLAVTGTNGKTTTTSLLGAIMKHARDSVFVVGNIGVPYTQMVTQTTEDSVTVAEISSFQLETIEAFRPKVSAILNITPDHLNRHHTMEEYIRVKELITLNQTPEDTCVLNYEDEILREFGKSLSCRVIFFSSLRTLEKGISLNGDRIEYRDGDTVIPFCSTGELKLPGRHNYENVMAAAAMALAYGVSVEDICYVLKRFTAVEHRIEFVAEVDGVAYYNDSKGTNPDAAIKGIQAMDRPTLLIGGGYDKNSDYEEWIQAFDGKVRYLVLIGQTREKIKEAAERCGFTDTVLADTFEEAFDFCAGHARRGDAVLLSPACASWGMFPNYEVRGKVFKELVHKLEHRPE
- a CDS encoding FtsW/RodA/SpoVE family cell cycle protein, which codes for MGAAARLGRPSAPGPSAGKFCDRSDCLHPGKKNPDYTLLIIVLALVVFGLVTLQSTSAYNGRVRFLDAGYYFKKQLFATVLGLIAMGMISRMDYHIFSRFAVWGYLASLALSGAVLLVGDSYNGSKRWLSLGPLSFQPSEFAKPAVILFLAYIISSRRKKQGSIAMLTGVVVLVLPIVALVGTNNLSTAIIILGIAVILAFVSNPKYLQFVWLGLTGVGFIAVFLSMEQYRLERLAIWRNPEAYEKGFQTIQGLYAIGSGGLFGRGLGESLQKLGFVPEAQNDMIFSIICEELGLMGALLLLFIFLLMLWRFMVIATHAPDLFGALICAGIMGHIAIQVILNVAVVTNTIPNTGITLPFISYGGTSVLFLLAEMGLALSVSRWQKGNSGIY
- a CDS encoding UDP-N-acetylglucosamine 1-carboxyvinyltransferase yields the protein MNRIQTRGNIPLCGEVTIQGAKNAALPLMAAAVLHRGTTVLHRCPQILDVEYMSGILRGLGCTVRREGQTLIIDAREISDFCVAAQPATCLRASVLLMGSLLGRCGCARLPYPGGCTIGERPIDLHLQVFERMGAQILPEEEGIGVYAGKGCAKEPGCARADGAAPPDRARLQGCSLRLSFPSVGATENAILGAVLAEGTTELDGCATEPEIAELCRFLNQKGAKIEGVGRQRLVITGVTCLQDSQYTLMPDRIVAGTYLLAAAGTRGRISVRGVCPEHLGALTEVLQKSGAKLKTGRDVICMDAREAYLPVSSVRTEPYPGFPTDLQSQLMVFLTGARGVSTLEERLFESRFLIAGELQKMGAELAIHGRLAVIKGTCGLRGAIVQARELRGGAALVAAGLMAEGETLVLDSHFIKRGYEDICRDLSGLGADIKEL
- a CDS encoding cell division protein FtsQ/DivIB: MELQRRKKRNLLKLPLLVFFAVVVIGFAVIFGLFHIRTVDVTGNQFYSAEEIQKMVMSDSLAENTIYLTWKYSDPAAAEELPFLSAVEISMIEPWHVQIRVYEKTIAGYLMFSGSRVYFDTDGNVVEISGEEREGVPPVSGISIGQPVVGEALPVADGGFLDDIVANARALHQSGLTPDEIHYDDQQELILYFGESRVLLGDTSYMEEKLEELSAIYPQMEGMSGTLHMENYTPDITSVRFVPGERGEEEQELIINLNRTSQEAETNEAGEPVQNEDGTPQTDTSETSETTAEEGGSGYVEDSSRFSTDANGNEIYTDEAGNTTTNLDQPYLGDDGQIITDGYGYIDPYTGAYILN
- the ftsZ gene encoding cell division protein FtsZ, coding for MSNEAESAAKIIVIGVGGAGGNAVNRMVDEAIAGVEFIAINTDKQALDLCRAPHTIQIGEKVTKGLGAGAKPQVGQQAAEESTEEIKQAISGADMVFVTCGMGGGTGTGAAPVVAGLAKEMGILTVGVVTKPFRFEAKTRMNNALAGIEKLKDNVDTLIVIPNDKLLEIVDRRTTMPEALKKADEVLQQAVQGITDLINLPALINLDFADVQTVMTDKGIAHIGIGQAKGDDKALEAVKQAVSSPLLETTISGASHVIINISGDISLMDANDAASYVQEMAGENANIIFGAMYDDTYADEASITVIATGLSDQNKEQEPAPKKTGTGRRIVPDFNYQANTAKTEMPSGMRTPTPLAGLNNSGSSSTGRLRTPESKVQERDIQIPDFLKRR
- a CDS encoding N-acetylmuramoyl-L-alanine amidase, which encodes MKKIVKKSLGMLVLLFAFLMLPTGQAKAENVVVVLDPGHGGAEAGARSTWDGVNYYEEVLNLKIAMYAKEELETYSGVTVYMTRTTNTGVSMDREARVKFAKSRNADALVSIHLNSGGKGKVSGALAMVPSLSGYPYQEASEAQALAKVILAQLHSSTGVTNRGFQYDDELGIILYGMKKQNETIKTSLGKLKGVGTYRLPSMIIEHCFLDCKSDCIKYLSSEAKLKKLGVADATGIAKYYGLKKGGGTQEPQPEPVVKNGWQTENGKKCYYINDVKVKSKWKSIGGKYYYFDASGYLKTGPFKIGKKMYITDENGVRQTGLVEYKGRHYYASSKGTLYTGWQTINGKKYYFSPTTGRAQKGLKKIGKNTYYFHPTTGVMQTKWVKLANGKKMYFRKADGVQVKSKWLRINKKYYYIGSNGYAYVNTKKRISGKVYKFNAIGVCTNRK
- a CDS encoding nucleotidyltransferase family protein, whose translation is MNKPALVIMAAGMGSRYGGLKQIDPVDEQGHIIMDFSIYDAVRAGFEKVVFIIKEENEADFKACIGDRMEKQVEVAYAYQRLNDLPEGFSVPEGRVKPFGTGQAVLSAIDCIDGPFAVINADDYYGANAYRMMYDYLTTHEDDEKYRYAMVGYILENTLTENGHVARGICVTDEKGFLTDIHERTRIERHGDGTAYTEDEGKTWHMILAGSIVSMNLWGFSRSILQELKNGFPRFLEENLPVNPLKCEYFLPFAVDDLIKAGKASVQVLETKDRWYGVTYKEDKPVVVQALRDLKAAGLYPEKLWE